From the genome of Blastocatellia bacterium, one region includes:
- the ilvD gene encoding dihydroxy-acid dehydratase: MTRELKRWSAQLTEGLSRAGARAMMKAVGFRDEDLERPLVGVAHSWIEIMPCNYNHRRLAEKVKEGIRAAGGTPIEFNTIAVSDGIAMGTEGMKASLISREVIADSIELVVRGHLLDALVVIAGCDKTIPGAVMALLRLDLPGLMLYSGSIAPGVFRGRPVTIQDVYEAIGACAAGRMTLEELRELENVACPGEGACGGQFTANTMATVCEMLGISPMGSAMVPAADPLKEEVAFRCGQLVMELLRRDLRPRQIVTRKALENAIAAVAATGGSTNAVLHLLAIAREAGVPLVLEDFDRISSRTPLLADMKPWGRYVAHDVYRAGGIGVIAKRLLEAGLLQEDALTVTGRTIGEEAREAVETPGQPVIRPLSNPLSPTGGLVILRGSLAPDGCVVKIAGKTRLYHRGPARVFDCEEAAFEAVQRGAIQPGDVVVIRYEGPKGGPGMREMLAVTGALQGAGLGEAVALVTDGRFSGATHGLMAGHVAPEAAVGGPLAIVRDGDMIVFDIERRRLDVELSEEEIAERLARWTPPPPRYPSGIMAKYARLVGSASEGAVTG; this comes from the coding sequence ATGACTCGAGAGCTGAAGCGCTGGAGCGCTCAGTTGACCGAAGGGCTCAGTCGCGCCGGGGCGCGCGCCATGATGAAAGCTGTGGGCTTCCGTGATGAGGACCTCGAACGCCCTCTGGTAGGGGTGGCGCACAGTTGGATCGAGATCATGCCGTGCAATTACAACCACCGCCGCTTGGCGGAGAAGGTCAAAGAAGGGATTCGCGCGGCCGGCGGCACGCCGATCGAATTCAACACGATCGCCGTCTCCGATGGCATCGCCATGGGGACGGAAGGGATGAAGGCCTCGCTCATCAGTCGCGAGGTCATCGCCGATTCGATTGAGCTGGTCGTGCGCGGTCACCTGTTGGATGCTCTCGTCGTGATCGCGGGCTGCGACAAGACGATCCCGGGAGCGGTCATGGCGCTGCTGCGGCTCGATCTTCCTGGCCTCATGCTCTACAGTGGTTCGATCGCGCCGGGCGTGTTTCGCGGGCGCCCTGTGACGATCCAAGATGTCTATGAGGCAATCGGCGCGTGCGCGGCTGGACGGATGACGCTGGAGGAGCTGCGCGAGTTGGAGAATGTCGCGTGTCCTGGAGAAGGAGCCTGTGGGGGACAATTCACGGCGAACACGATGGCGACGGTGTGCGAGATGCTGGGCATCTCCCCAATGGGGAGCGCGATGGTGCCAGCAGCCGATCCGCTCAAAGAGGAGGTCGCCTTTCGCTGCGGGCAGCTCGTCATGGAGCTTTTGCGGCGCGATCTTCGGCCGCGCCAGATCGTCACGCGAAAAGCACTGGAGAACGCTATCGCGGCTGTCGCCGCGACCGGTGGATCAACCAATGCCGTTCTGCACCTGTTGGCGATCGCGCGGGAAGCGGGGGTCCCGCTAGTGCTCGAGGATTTCGATCGCATCAGCTCGCGCACACCGCTGTTGGCCGATATGAAGCCGTGGGGGCGATACGTCGCGCACGATGTCTACCGGGCTGGGGGAATCGGCGTCATCGCCAAGCGATTGCTGGAGGCTGGCCTCCTGCAAGAGGACGCGCTGACGGTGACCGGACGAACGATCGGTGAGGAAGCCCGCGAGGCAGTGGAGACGCCGGGACAACCTGTGATTCGCCCGCTCTCGAATCCGCTCTCGCCCACAGGTGGTTTGGTCATCTTGCGCGGGAGCTTGGCTCCCGATGGATGCGTCGTGAAGATCGCCGGGAAGACGCGATTGTATCACCGTGGGCCGGCGCGCGTGTTCGACTGCGAGGAAGCGGCCTTCGAAGCCGTACAGCGCGGCGCGATTCAGCCCGGTGACGTTGTCGTCATTCGATACGAAGGTCCGAAGGGAGGGCCGGGCATGCGAGAGATGCTCGCTGTGACGGGCGCCCTGCAAGGCGCTGGCTTGGGCGAAGCCGTCGCTCTGGTCACCGATGGACGCTTCTCGGGCGCGACGCATGGATTGATGGCGGGACATGTCGCTCCGGAAGCTGCTGTGGGAGGCCCTCTCGCCATCGTCCGCGATGGGGATATGATCGTCTTCGACATCGAGCGTCGGCGGCTCGATGTCGAACTTTCAGAGGAGGAGATCGCCGAGCGTTTGGCGCGTTGGACGCCACCCCCTCCACGCTATCCTTCAGGCATCATGGCGAAATACGCTCGTTTGGTCGGCTCCGCGTCCGAAGGCGCCGTGACAGGATGA
- the larB gene encoding nickel pincer cofactor biosynthesis protein LarB — protein sequence MDFAKIGAVNEGVLTELLLAFRRGEVTLEDVLARLRHLPYEDLGFAKPDHHRHLRQGFPEVVFGQGKTPEQIAAIVARLLAHSALALVTRTDEAAYAAVRRIAPEAVYHAQARMITIRRGEPPEPQGLIAVVSAGTADIPVAEEAAVTAEALGNRVERFYDVGVAGLHRLLSVYERLQAARVIVCVAGMEGALPSVVGGLVSVPVIAVPTSIGYGVGQGGVAALLGMLNSCSANVVVVNIDNGFGAGFVASLINRKAH from the coding sequence ATGGACTTTGCTAAAATAGGGGCCGTGAATGAAGGGGTACTCACGGAGTTGCTGCTCGCGTTTCGACGGGGAGAGGTGACGCTCGAAGACGTCCTCGCACGGCTTCGCCACCTCCCTTACGAAGACCTCGGTTTCGCCAAGCCGGATCACCACAGACATCTGCGGCAAGGTTTTCCCGAAGTCGTCTTCGGCCAAGGGAAAACGCCCGAGCAAATCGCCGCGATCGTCGCTCGGCTTTTGGCGCACAGCGCCTTAGCGCTGGTGACGCGGACGGATGAGGCCGCCTATGCGGCCGTTCGACGCATTGCCCCAGAGGCCGTCTATCACGCGCAGGCGCGAATGATCACTATTCGGCGCGGGGAACCTCCCGAGCCCCAAGGATTGATCGCCGTCGTCTCTGCGGGAACGGCGGACATTCCCGTCGCCGAAGAAGCGGCGGTCACGGCCGAGGCGTTGGGGAATCGCGTTGAGCGATTTTATGACGTCGGCGTCGCCGGGCTGCATCGGCTGCTCAGCGTCTATGAGCGTCTGCAGGCCGCGCGCGTCATCGTCTGCGTCGCCGGCATGGAGGGCGCCTTGCCGAGCGTCGTCGGGGGACTAGTGAGCGTCCCCGTCATCGCCGTTCCAACCAGCATCGGCTATGGCGTCGGTCAAGGCGGCGTGGCCGCTCTCCTCGGTATGTTGAACAGTTGTTCCGCGAACGTCGTCGTCGTCAACATTGACAACGGCTTCGGCGCGGGCTTTGTCGCTAGCCTCATCAATCGAAAAGCCCATTAA